The DNA window ACCCGCGACCTGCGCCAGCTGGCGTGGCTGAGCCAGATGCTGCGTAACTGCACTGTCGAGCGGTATGCGGTGAACAAGGCGCGCATGGTGCGTATGTCCGACTACAGCCGCGATTGTTTGAACGAGTTGCGTGCCAGCACCGGTATCGAGTTCGAAGGCCGCCAGCTTGGCACCACCCAGTTGTTCCGCACCCAGCAGCAACTGGATGCTGCTGCGCAGGACATCGAAGTATTGACGCAGTATGGCGTGCCGTACCAATTGCTGAACCCGGCGCAGATCGCGCAGTTCGAACCCGGCCTGGCTGGCGGTGGTGCGCAGATGGCCGGCGCCTTGCGCCTGCCCGAAGACCAGACCGGCGACTGCCTGCTGTTCACCCAACGCCTGGCCGAGCTGGCCGCGCAGGCCGGTGTGGAATTCCGCTATGGGCAGCAGATCGAGCGACTTGAGCACGATGGCCGCCGCGTCAGCGGCGTGCAGATCGATGGCCGCATCGAAACCGCCGACCGTTACGTGCTGGCGCTGGGCAGCTATTCGGCCGACCTGCTGCTCTCGTTGGGCCTGCATCTGCCGGTCTACCCGCTCAAGGGCTATTCGCTGACGATCCCGATCGTCGATGCGCAACGCGCGCCGACCTCCACGGTGCTGGACGAGAGCTACAAGATCGCGCTCACCCGTTTCGACGAACGCATCCGCGTCGGCGGCATGGCCGAGGTGGCCGGCTTCGATCTGTCGTTGCCTCCGCGTCGTCGCGCCACCCTGGAAATGGTGGTCAACGCTCTGTTTCCCGGCGGTGGCGATCTGGCCCGGGCCGAGTTCTGGACCGGCCTGCGCCCGGCCACGCCGGATGGCACGCCGGTGGTCGGCGGCACGCCGTACGCCAATCTGTTCCTCAATACCGGCCACGGCACCCTGGGCTGGACCATGGCCTGCGGCTCGGGCCGCTATCTGGCCGACGTGATGCAGGGCCGCTCGCCCGATATCGATAGCGAGGGCCTGGACGTGTTTCGTTACCTGTCGCCCCGCAGCGCCCGCACGCAGCAGGAGGCCGCGTAGTGCGCCCTGCGCAAGCGTCGATCGATCTGAATGCATTGCGTCACAACTACCGTCTGGCCAAGCACCTGGGCGGCAGTAAGGCCTTGGCGGTGGTCAAGGCCGACGCTTATGGCCACGGCGCGGTGCGCTGCGCACGGGCGCTGGACGGCGAGGCCGACGGCTTTGCGGTGGCGTGTATCGAAGAAGCCCTGGAGCTGCGTCAGG is part of the Xanthomonas fragariae genome and encodes:
- a CDS encoding D-amino acid dehydrogenase: MRVLILGSGVIGTTTAWYLAQAGWEVTVVDRQPAAALETSYANAGQLSFGYTSPWAAPGVPGKAMKWLFEQHAPLSIRPTRDLRQLAWLSQMLRNCTVERYAVNKARMVRMSDYSRDCLNELRASTGIEFEGRQLGTTQLFRTQQQLDAAAQDIEVLTQYGVPYQLLNPAQIAQFEPGLAGGGAQMAGALRLPEDQTGDCLLFTQRLAELAAQAGVEFRYGQQIERLEHDGRRVSGVQIDGRIETADRYVLALGSYSADLLLSLGLHLPVYPLKGYSLTIPIVDAQRAPTSTVLDESYKIALTRFDERIRVGGMAEVAGFDLSLPPRRRATLEMVVNALFPGGGDLARAEFWTGLRPATPDGTPVVGGTPYANLFLNTGHGTLGWTMACGSGRYLADVMQGRSPDIDSEGLDVFRYLSPRSARTQQEAA